A DNA window from Candidatus Protochlamydia naegleriophila contains the following coding sequences:
- the aroB gene encoding 3-dehydroquinate synthase produces MADLLSATLPASTIVAAHSLDRLAYHLNFSCSQIVIFTHPSLWSIYGERLESQLSAIAPFTVLHIPEGEGSKSLVQAKRCWQHLARKRVDRNSLILALGGGVICDLAGFVASVYMRGIDAVYLPTSLLAMVDAAIGGKTGINLGKNKNVIGSFHLPKRVLIDPLFLRTLPRREYNAGFAEVIKYGMIAHPPLLDLLEQHWHRFEQKDEALLEEVIKQSCTIKQWFVDADFKDRGIRAQLNYGHTFGHAIESLTHYQYLHGEAVAIGMSYAAHLSLRMNLTDRATVQRQDEICKQIGLPLAAPPYPITRFIALMKSDKKASDGKINLILLEKIGKVIQVFQVNPSLIKQILLEHQIKISISK; encoded by the coding sequence GTGGCGGATCTTCTCTCTGCTACTCTTCCCGCTTCAACCATCGTCGCAGCTCATAGTTTGGATCGGCTGGCGTACCATCTCAATTTCTCTTGCAGTCAGATTGTCATTTTCACCCATCCTTCCCTTTGGTCTATTTATGGAGAGAGACTCGAAAGCCAACTCTCTGCAATCGCCCCTTTCACCGTGCTTCACATCCCGGAAGGAGAAGGAAGCAAAAGCCTCGTCCAAGCCAAGCGCTGTTGGCAGCATCTTGCCCGCAAGCGCGTCGACAGAAACTCCCTCATTCTCGCTTTAGGCGGCGGGGTGATTTGCGACTTGGCTGGTTTTGTGGCATCCGTCTATATGCGCGGCATCGATGCCGTTTACCTTCCCACCTCTTTATTGGCCATGGTCGATGCTGCGATCGGAGGAAAAACGGGAATTAATCTGGGAAAAAATAAAAATGTGATCGGCAGCTTTCATCTTCCCAAACGCGTACTTATTGATCCCCTCTTTTTACGTACGCTGCCTAGGCGCGAATACAACGCTGGATTTGCTGAAGTCATCAAGTATGGAATGATTGCTCATCCCCCTCTTTTAGATCTTCTCGAGCAACATTGGCATCGATTTGAGCAAAAAGACGAAGCGTTATTAGAAGAGGTGATTAAACAATCCTGCACAATCAAGCAATGGTTTGTAGATGCCGATTTTAAAGACAGAGGCATCCGGGCCCAGCTCAACTACGGCCACACCTTTGGCCATGCAATCGAATCGCTAACCCATTATCAATACCTGCATGGCGAAGCCGTAGCGATAGGCATGAGCTACGCCGCGCACTTGAGCCTTCGAATGAATTTGACCGATCGAGCAACCGTACAAAGGCAGGATGAAATCTGTAAACAAATCGGGCTGCCGCTTGCAGCGCCTCCTTATCCAATAACGCGCTTCATTGCTCTTATGAAAAGTGATAAAAAAGCAAGCGACGGTAAAATCAACTTGATTCTTCTCGAAAAAATCGGCAAAGTCATTCAAGTTTTTCAAGTCAATCCTTCGCTCATCAAGCAGATTCTGCTAGAGCATCAAATAAAAATAAGCATTTCCAAGTAA
- the dprA gene encoding DNA-processing protein DprA, with protein sequence MDELEALIILTSIPSLGSIKVRLLVQHFGSAAQALQSPLSAIADLPGFGPKILQAWQQTLKEGTWKLSLELAEKLHAHLVPYTSPHYPRRLLELIDHPPLLYLKGELNRSDERSLAIIGTRQATIYGLEMAKQMSRELAQAGFTIVSGLARGIDTAAHQGALEGKGRTLAVLGSGLAHLYPKENERLAEAIAEQGALISEFPMQTPPDRTHFPQRNRLVSGMTLGTLLIEAPLQSGAMLTVERALSQGRQVWALPGRADQDNFRGNHLLIKEHKAALVENSSDIVQCFDTLFAAAPSNAKNPPTVVLEQEEAFLLKQLPVEEVSIEEIVRRTQLPINQINGVLMSLVLKKIIKEFPGKIYKKIQ encoded by the coding sequence TTGGATGAGTTAGAAGCTTTAATTATTTTGACGAGCATTCCCTCTCTTGGTTCGATTAAGGTGCGCCTACTCGTTCAACACTTTGGCTCGGCAGCCCAAGCTCTCCAATCCCCCTTAAGTGCAATTGCAGACTTGCCCGGCTTTGGCCCTAAAATTTTGCAAGCATGGCAACAGACATTAAAAGAAGGCACCTGGAAGCTCAGCCTTGAATTGGCCGAAAAATTGCACGCCCATTTAGTTCCGTATACCAGCCCCCACTATCCCAGGCGTTTGCTGGAACTCATCGATCATCCTCCCCTTCTCTATCTGAAAGGCGAACTAAACCGCTCAGATGAGCGCAGTTTAGCAATCATCGGTACCCGCCAAGCTACGATTTATGGATTGGAAATGGCTAAGCAAATGAGCCGCGAACTCGCCCAAGCAGGCTTTACCATTGTCAGCGGCTTAGCTCGAGGCATCGATACAGCCGCCCATCAAGGAGCGCTAGAAGGAAAAGGGCGGACACTTGCCGTCTTGGGATCCGGCCTTGCCCATCTTTATCCTAAAGAGAATGAGCGTTTAGCAGAGGCCATTGCCGAGCAAGGAGCTCTCATCTCAGAATTTCCCATGCAGACGCCACCCGACCGTACCCACTTTCCCCAGCGAAACCGGTTAGTCAGCGGTATGACTCTTGGAACCTTACTGATTGAAGCCCCCCTACAAAGCGGAGCGATGCTTACTGTTGAAAGAGCCCTTAGCCAAGGGCGCCAGGTCTGGGCACTGCCAGGTCGGGCAGATCAAGACAATTTTAGGGGCAATCACCTCCTCATTAAAGAACATAAAGCAGCATTAGTTGAAAATAGCAGCGATATAGTACAATGCTTCGACACTCTCTTTGCTGCCGCACCGTCAAATGCAAAAAATCCTCCTACCGTTGTATTAGAACAAGAAGAGGCCTTTTTATTAAAACAGCTACCAGTCGAAGAAGTTTCAATTGAAGAAATCGTCAGACGCACTCAATTACCCATTAATCAAATAAATGGAGTATTGATGAGTTTGGTGTTAAAAAAAATAATTAAAGAATTTCCTGGTAAAATTTATAAAAAAATTCAATAG
- the topA gene encoding type I DNA topoisomerase: MGKALIIVESPAKIKTLKKFLGPNYIFESSIGHVRDLPEREFGIDIEHDFEPKYTIMPNKEEVIAKLRKAAKECDVVYLSPDPDREGEAIAWHITQVLPADTNIKRVSFNSITKDAVVKALENPRAIDTALVNAQQARRLLDRIVGYKISPLLNRRIQRGKENFLSAGRVQSVALKLVVEREKEIEAFKPVEYWNLGAILKTSKEDRLFKAALYSVDGKRFEKEAIEGKDVTLISHKEAADAILERMKPGPYQVMKVERKEKRRFPVPPFITSTLQQEASRHYGFSSARTMNIAQGLYEGIDLGTEGAEGLITYMRTDSVRIAPEAIQEAREFIQKQYGKDFIPSEPKQYSTQKSAQDAHEAIRPTSLLNTPEKIQPYLTKEQFSLYQLIWRRFLASQMVAAIYDTVAADILAGKGILLRATGSIIKFQGFLAVYEEKHDDDEKDDENRMLPLLEEGQPLLMQELTAEQAFTRPPPRYTEASLVKELEKSGIGRPSTYATIMNKIQSREYTIKENGRLKPTELGQIIAQMLEASFQQIMNIGFTASMEDDLERVAENMKDWKALIRDFWAQFNPTLETALKEAFVPKVMTEIECPKCKTGKLQKIWARSKYFFGCSRYPECDYSAPVEEVTFNRDDYATDFDWDQRCPVCESEMKIRHGRYGAFLGCTRYPECKGIVNIPKKGETAISQQDLPACPAIDCPGHMVARKSRFGKLFYSCSTFPECDVIVNNLEQLESKYPNHPRTPFQKKEKKGKKGAAAKAKEAPKTKAKKGKVAAKATKAALSDKPKKERQMPAYPITPELAAVVGVTEISRTEMTKKVWDYIKAHQLQDANNKRLIVPDETLAKVFGTKEPVDMFKMAALLNPHLKK; encoded by the coding sequence ATGGGTAAAGCGCTGATCATCGTCGAGTCACCCGCCAAAATTAAAACGCTTAAGAAATTCTTGGGCCCGAATTATATCTTTGAATCATCCATTGGTCATGTTCGCGATTTACCAGAAAGGGAGTTTGGAATCGATATCGAGCACGACTTTGAGCCCAAGTATACGATTATGCCCAATAAGGAAGAGGTGATCGCTAAACTGCGCAAGGCCGCTAAAGAATGCGATGTCGTTTACCTCTCTCCCGACCCGGACCGCGAAGGAGAAGCAATCGCTTGGCACATCACGCAAGTTTTGCCTGCCGATACGAATATTAAACGGGTATCCTTCAATTCCATCACCAAAGATGCCGTAGTCAAAGCATTGGAAAATCCACGCGCCATCGATACGGCTTTAGTCAATGCACAGCAGGCGCGCCGCCTGTTAGACCGGATCGTCGGCTACAAAATTTCTCCCCTTCTCAACCGCCGTATTCAAAGAGGAAAAGAAAATTTCTTATCGGCCGGCAGAGTCCAATCAGTCGCCTTAAAATTGGTGGTCGAGCGCGAAAAAGAAATCGAAGCCTTCAAACCTGTTGAATATTGGAATTTAGGAGCGATCTTAAAAACGAGCAAGGAAGATCGCCTCTTCAAAGCGGCGCTTTACTCAGTCGATGGTAAACGCTTCGAAAAAGAGGCCATCGAGGGAAAAGACGTCACCCTGATTAGCCATAAAGAGGCGGCCGATGCTATTTTAGAACGAATGAAGCCAGGCCCCTATCAAGTAATGAAGGTAGAGCGTAAAGAAAAAAGGCGTTTCCCGGTTCCCCCCTTCATCACATCGACACTGCAACAAGAAGCGAGCCGCCATTATGGTTTTTCTTCGGCTCGCACAATGAATATTGCTCAAGGTCTGTATGAAGGTATCGATCTTGGTACTGAAGGGGCAGAGGGTTTGATCACCTATATGCGTACCGATTCTGTCCGTATTGCCCCAGAGGCCATTCAGGAAGCCCGGGAATTTATTCAAAAGCAATATGGCAAAGACTTTATTCCATCAGAACCCAAACAGTATAGCACCCAGAAAAGTGCTCAAGATGCGCACGAAGCGATTCGTCCGACGAGCTTATTAAATACACCGGAAAAAATTCAGCCTTATCTAACCAAAGAGCAATTTTCGCTCTATCAATTGATTTGGCGTCGCTTTTTAGCTTCTCAAATGGTTGCGGCTATTTACGATACCGTAGCTGCCGATATTCTAGCCGGAAAAGGAATCCTGCTGCGTGCGACAGGCTCTATTATCAAGTTCCAAGGCTTTTTGGCAGTCTACGAAGAAAAGCATGATGACGATGAAAAAGACGATGAAAACCGCATGCTGCCGCTTCTCGAAGAGGGACAACCCCTGCTCATGCAAGAGCTAACGGCCGAGCAAGCTTTTACACGCCCGCCTCCCCGCTACACCGAGGCCTCATTGGTCAAAGAACTTGAGAAATCGGGCATTGGACGACCATCGACCTATGCAACGATCATGAACAAGATTCAGAGCCGTGAATATACGATTAAGGAAAATGGCCGGCTTAAGCCGACCGAACTTGGCCAGATCATTGCACAAATGCTAGAAGCAAGCTTCCAACAAATCATGAACATTGGCTTTACCGCTTCTATGGAAGACGACCTAGAACGCGTTGCCGAAAACATGAAAGATTGGAAAGCGCTCATTCGCGACTTTTGGGCCCAGTTCAATCCAACCTTGGAAACGGCTCTAAAAGAAGCCTTTGTTCCCAAAGTCATGACTGAAATTGAATGCCCCAAGTGCAAAACAGGCAAACTTCAAAAAATTTGGGCGCGCTCAAAATACTTCTTCGGCTGTTCGCGCTATCCTGAGTGTGACTATTCAGCACCCGTCGAAGAGGTCACCTTTAATCGTGATGATTACGCGACCGATTTTGACTGGGACCAACGCTGTCCCGTTTGTGAATCTGAAATGAAAATTCGCCATGGGCGCTATGGAGCTTTTCTTGGATGTACCCGCTATCCTGAATGCAAAGGGATTGTCAACATTCCCAAAAAAGGAGAAACAGCGATCTCGCAGCAAGATCTTCCAGCTTGTCCAGCCATTGACTGCCCTGGCCACATGGTGGCACGCAAATCGCGCTTTGGCAAGCTCTTTTATTCTTGCTCCACTTTCCCTGAATGTGACGTCATCGTCAATAATTTAGAGCAGCTGGAAAGCAAGTATCCAAACCATCCACGCACGCCTTTCCAGAAAAAAGAGAAGAAAGGCAAGAAAGGAGCGGCTGCTAAAGCCAAAGAAGCGCCCAAAACCAAAGCGAAAAAAGGGAAAGTGGCTGCTAAAGCTACCAAAGCTGCACTAAGCGACAAACCTAAAAAAGAGCGTCAAATGCCGGCTTATCCGATCACGCCTGAGCTTGCGGCTGTCGTCGGGGTAACGGAAATTTCACGCACTGAGATGACTAAAAAAGTGTGGGATTACATTAAGGCTCACCAACTGCAAGATGCCAACAATAAGCGCCTCATTGTGCCAGACGAGACATTAGCTAAGGTCTTTGGAACAAAAGAACCGGTCGACATGTTTAAAATGGCAGCCCTTCTCAATCCCCATCTAAAAAAGTAA
- a CDS encoding cytochrome c biogenesis protein DipZ yields MILYLFTFLAGIATVLSPCVLPVLPAILSAGLGRGRYRPLGIIIGLMVSFALFTLALTFFVHLLGISANALRYLAMAIIALFGLVMLFPALGDRFALAASSIATLGAQVQSHASQQTGFKSGLLLGAALGLVWTPCAGPILAVITTLVATQNVTTEIILLTLAYSLGSGIPLFLIAYGGNKALTAIPFLARHSEGIKRFFGALMILTAIGLFFHFEVYLQQIAVKYIPTLQIENNPDVRRELDKLRPASPFSEETVTALKKVHGSELPRIAPAPEIAGIEKWINSESLTLTQLRGKVVLIDFWTYSCINCIRTLPYLTSWYDRYKDKGFVIIGVHTPEFEFEKDSDNVVNATERFHIHYPVALDNTYQTWQVYHNLYWPAHYLIDQEGIIRQVHFGEGGYLGTENAIRNLLGLSQMEGKEPEREIARPITHETYLGASRAKDYQSDIHLKPNEVAFYGYLLPLGNDRAGLKGQWLVESEKITSQSDASELDLNFIATRVYLVMDSVAPHAVAVFLDGVPLPKKYYTADMNANGEILVSEARKYDVINLKGEYGRHVLSLQIPKGVSAYAFTFGDEP; encoded by the coding sequence ATGATTTTGTATCTTTTTACCTTTTTGGCAGGTATTGCGACCGTTCTCTCTCCTTGCGTGTTGCCCGTTTTACCAGCCATTTTATCGGCGGGTTTAGGACGTGGCCGCTATAGGCCTCTGGGAATCATAATAGGCTTAATGGTAAGCTTTGCGCTTTTTACCCTAGCCCTGACCTTTTTCGTTCATCTGCTGGGAATATCGGCCAATGCCTTGCGCTACTTGGCTATGGCCATCATTGCCCTTTTTGGGCTTGTCATGCTTTTTCCAGCTTTAGGAGATCGATTTGCGCTTGCCGCGTCATCGATTGCTACGTTAGGTGCCCAGGTTCAATCTCACGCATCTCAACAAACAGGATTTAAAAGCGGACTACTCTTAGGAGCGGCTCTTGGGCTTGTTTGGACGCCTTGCGCTGGGCCAATTTTGGCCGTTATCACAACTCTTGTCGCCACTCAAAACGTAACGACAGAAATCATCTTGTTAACCCTGGCTTATAGTTTGGGATCGGGGATCCCGTTGTTTTTGATTGCCTACGGGGGGAATAAGGCATTGACGGCGATTCCCTTTCTGGCTCGCCATTCGGAAGGAATCAAGCGCTTTTTTGGTGCCCTCATGATTTTAACTGCAATCGGCCTGTTTTTCCATTTTGAAGTCTATCTCCAGCAAATTGCTGTCAAATACATTCCAACTTTGCAAATCGAAAATAACCCTGATGTTAGGCGGGAGTTGGATAAATTGAGGCCGGCGTCGCCTTTTTCGGAAGAGACTGTGACTGCCTTAAAAAAAGTGCACGGAAGCGAGCTGCCGCGCATAGCCCCGGCCCCTGAAATAGCTGGAATTGAAAAATGGATCAATAGCGAGTCATTAACTCTTACACAACTACGCGGCAAGGTAGTGTTGATCGATTTTTGGACATACAGCTGTATTAACTGTATCAGGACGCTTCCTTACTTGACGAGCTGGTACGATCGCTATAAAGACAAGGGCTTTGTTATTATTGGAGTGCATACTCCTGAATTTGAATTTGAAAAGGATTCAGATAATGTTGTGAATGCAACCGAGCGCTTTCATATTCACTATCCTGTTGCTTTAGACAACACTTATCAAACATGGCAAGTTTATCATAATCTATACTGGCCTGCCCATTATTTAATCGATCAAGAAGGCATTATCAGGCAGGTTCATTTTGGTGAAGGGGGATATTTGGGGACTGAAAATGCTATCCGGAATTTGCTGGGGCTTTCTCAGATGGAAGGTAAGGAGCCTGAGCGTGAGATTGCTAGACCCATTACTCATGAAACATATCTTGGCGCAAGCCGCGCTAAAGATTATCAGTCCGATATCCACCTTAAACCCAATGAAGTCGCCTTTTATGGCTACTTGCTCCCTCTTGGCAATGATCGAGCGGGATTGAAAGGGCAATGGTTGGTCGAATCTGAAAAAATTACTTCGCAAAGCGATGCGAGCGAGCTTGATTTGAATTTTATTGCCACTCGCGTGTATTTGGTCATGGATAGCGTTGCACCTCACGCCGTTGCTGTCTTCCTCGATGGAGTGCCATTGCCTAAAAAATACTACACTGCTGATATGAATGCGAATGGCGAGATTTTAGTAAGCGAGGCCCGCAAATACGACGTGATTAATCTAAAAGGGGAATATGGACGCCATGTCCTCTCTTTACAGATTCCTAAAGGCGTTTCAGCGTATGCCTTTACATTTGGAGACGAGCCTTAA